A single region of the Rattus rattus isolate New Zealand chromosome 8, Rrattus_CSIRO_v1, whole genome shotgun sequence genome encodes:
- the LOC116907395 gene encoding olfactory receptor 145-like, producing MTRERMALGNDSSVKEFILLGLTQQPELQLPLFFLFLGIYVCSVVGNLGLLVLIVLNPHLHTPMYYFLFNLSFVDFCYSTVITPKMLVSFVKQNIISHAECMTQLFFFCFFVINECYILTAMAYDRYAAICKPLLYQVTMSHQVCLLMTVGVYVLGFVEAIAHTGSMVHLTFCDGNIIDHYMCEINALLKLSCTSTSINELVVFIVVGFNVTMPTLTIFISYTLILSNIHSIHSAEGRSKAFSTCGSHIIAVSLFFGAAAFMYLKPSSASEDEDKVSTIFYTIMGPMLNPFIYSIRNKDVHIALRKTLKKSMFI from the coding sequence ATGACCCGGGAAAGAATGGCTTTAGGAAATGATTCTTCAGTGAAAGAATTTATCCTGCTGGGCTTGACACAGCAGCCAGAGCTTCAGCtacctctttttttcctcttcttgggGATCTATGTATGTTCTGTGGTGGGGAACTTGGGCTTGCTTGTTCTGATTGTTTTGAATCCTCAcctgcacacccccatgtactacTTTCTCTTCAATCTTTCCTTTGTTGATTTCTGTTACTCCACTGTCATAACCCCCAAAATGCTAGTGAGTTTTGTGAAGCAGAACATCATCTCTCATGCTGAGTGCATGActcagctctttttcttctgcttctttgttaTTAATGAATGCTACATTTTGACAGCAATGGCCTATGACAGATATGCTGCCATCTGTAAGCCCCTGCTTTACCAGGTCACCATGTCCCATCAGGTCTGCCTGTTGATGACAGTAGGTGTGTATGTATTGGGGTTTGTGGAAGCCATAGCGCATACTGGCAGCATGGTACACCTGACCTTCTGTGATGGCAACATCATTGATCATTACATGTGTGAAATAAATGCTCTTCTAAAGCTCTCCTGCACAAGTACTTCCATCAATGAGCtggtggtttttattgttgtgggTTTTAATGTAACAATGCCCACCCTGACTATCTTTATTTCTTACACCTTGATCCTTTCCAATATCCATAGCATCCATTCTGCAGAAGGTAGGTCAAAAGCCTTCAGTACGTGTGGCTCCCATATAatagctgtttctcttttctttggagctgCAGCGTTCATGTATCTTAAGCCTTCTAGTGCATCTGAGGATGAAGATAAAGTATCTACCATTTTTTATACCATTATGGGCCCAATGCTGAATCCTTTTATCTATAGTATAAGGAATAAGGATGTCCACATTGCTCTGAGAAAAACGTTGAAGAAAAGTATGTTTATTTAA